The following are from one region of the Gryllotalpicola protaetiae genome:
- a CDS encoding MFS transporter, which yields MTAESRTAGRAAHHAGFWIIAVAFLFAMAFSTVPTPLYPIYEQRDGFPGYVVTIVFAAYAVGVMVALYLAGHVSDWLGRRRIVLAAVGVEALAAVMFLFWNDLSGLLVARFVSGVGIGMLTATATAYLAELRAVSHPDEDGATAGTVATVINTGGLALGPLLGGLIAQFLPAPVFTPFAIFLGLLAVTIVFALFVPETVDVRASRRPYAPQKVSIPDDARATFGAAAIGAAAAFSVFGFFTALTASIVIGLLHIQSHLVAGVVVFAVMGASAVSQFVFARVERTQKLRLGVGLMVVGLGLVAIVGLAPSLALFLVAGVIAGAGVGLVFTSSIGVAAASARPDNRGEVLAAMFLAAYAGLTIPVIAVGVALAFFPIPGVLVGFALAVLAIVIATAVPMLRRR from the coding sequence ATGACCGCCGAGAGCCGCACCGCAGGCCGCGCGGCGCACCACGCAGGGTTCTGGATCATCGCCGTCGCGTTCCTGTTCGCGATGGCGTTCTCGACCGTGCCGACCCCGCTCTATCCGATCTACGAGCAGCGTGACGGGTTCCCCGGCTACGTCGTCACCATCGTCTTCGCCGCCTACGCGGTGGGCGTGATGGTGGCGCTGTATCTCGCAGGCCACGTCAGTGACTGGCTCGGCCGGCGGCGCATCGTCCTCGCGGCGGTCGGGGTGGAGGCGCTCGCCGCCGTGATGTTCCTGTTCTGGAACGATCTGTCCGGCCTGCTCGTGGCGCGCTTCGTCTCGGGCGTCGGCATCGGAATGCTGACCGCGACGGCCACCGCGTACCTCGCCGAGTTGCGCGCGGTGTCGCACCCCGACGAGGACGGCGCCACCGCCGGCACGGTCGCGACCGTGATCAACACGGGCGGTCTCGCGCTCGGCCCGCTGCTCGGCGGCCTGATCGCTCAGTTCCTGCCCGCGCCCGTGTTCACGCCGTTCGCGATCTTCCTCGGACTGCTCGCGGTGACGATCGTGTTCGCGCTCTTCGTGCCGGAGACCGTCGACGTCCGGGCATCCCGCCGTCCGTACGCACCGCAGAAGGTCAGCATCCCCGACGACGCGCGGGCGACCTTCGGGGCGGCCGCGATCGGCGCGGCGGCCGCGTTCAGCGTCTTCGGCTTCTTCACGGCGCTCACCGCGAGCATCGTGATCGGGCTGCTGCACATCCAGAGCCATCTGGTCGCGGGCGTCGTCGTCTTCGCCGTGATGGGCGCGAGCGCCGTCTCCCAGTTCGTGTTCGCCCGCGTGGAGCGCACTCAGAAGCTGCGCCTCGGCGTCGGCCTGATGGTCGTGGGTCTCGGCCTCGTCGCGATCGTCGGCCTCGCGCCGTCGCTCGCGCTCTTCCTGGTCGCCGGTGTCATCGCGGGCGCCGGCGTCGGGCTCGTCTTCACCTCGTCGATCGGCGTCGCCGCGGCATCCGCTCGCCCTGACAACCGGGGTGAGGTGCTCGCCGCGATGTTCCTGGCGGCGTACGCGGGCCTGACGATCCCCGTGATCGCGGTCGGCGTCGCGCTCGCCTTCTTCCCGATCCCCGGCGTCCTCGTCGGCTTCGCGCTCGCCGTCCTCGCCATCGTCATCGCAACCGCCGTTCCCATGCTCCGCCGCCGCTGA
- a CDS encoding fructosamine kinase family protein, whose translation MVKQNPAAPDGFFESEAAGLRWLAAATDAGGARVAAVIAVASGRIELERIQPARPTPEAARAFGAALARTHDAGADAFGAPPAGWAGPGFIGDRPQAYAHDASWGAFYARDRVLPFLDIAEDAGSVTSGEARLVRQLCGFIADGEFDDGEPPARLHGDLWNGNLLWDERGGVLIDPAAHGGHRETDLAMLALFGAPHLNELIAGYESVHPLHAGWRARIPLHQLHPLAVHAASYGRGYGQELFAAAQAVWHYRHSAESH comes from the coding sequence ATCGTCAAGCAGAACCCGGCTGCGCCCGACGGATTCTTCGAGTCGGAGGCGGCGGGGCTGCGCTGGCTCGCCGCGGCGACGGATGCTGGGGGAGCCCGCGTCGCGGCCGTGATCGCGGTCGCGTCCGGCCGTATCGAGCTCGAGCGCATCCAGCCGGCGCGGCCGACGCCGGAAGCCGCACGCGCATTCGGTGCGGCGCTGGCGCGCACGCACGACGCAGGCGCCGACGCCTTCGGAGCACCGCCCGCCGGATGGGCCGGCCCCGGGTTCATCGGCGATCGGCCCCAGGCATACGCGCACGACGCGAGCTGGGGCGCGTTCTATGCCCGCGACCGCGTGCTGCCGTTCCTCGACATCGCGGAGGACGCGGGCAGCGTGACGAGCGGGGAGGCGCGTCTTGTCCGGCAACTGTGCGGCTTCATCGCCGACGGCGAGTTCGACGACGGCGAGCCACCTGCGCGTCTGCACGGCGACCTGTGGAACGGCAACCTGCTGTGGGACGAGCGCGGCGGCGTGCTGATCGACCCGGCTGCGCACGGCGGCCATCGCGAAACAGACCTCGCGATGCTCGCGCTGTTCGGAGCTCCGCACCTCAACGAGCTCATCGCCGGCTACGAGAGCGTGCACCCGCTGCATGCGGGCTGGCGCGCGCGGATTCCGCTGCATCAGCTCCATCCACTCGCCGTGCACGCGGCGAGCTACGGCCGCGGCTACGGGCAGGAACTGTTCGCCGCGGCGCAGGCCGTCTGGCACTACCGGCATTCGGCGGAGTCCCACTGA
- a CDS encoding polyribonucleotide nucleotidyltransferase: MEGPEIKFAEAVLDNGKFGKRVVRFETGRLAQQAQGAVAAYLDEETMLLSATSVSKQPKDNFDFFPLTVDVEERSYAAGKIPGSFFRREGRPSTEAILVCRLIDRPLRPSFADGIRNEVQIVITVLSIAPDEFYDALAINAASASTQISGLPFSGPIAGVRLALIGDQWVAFPKHSQLADAVFDIVVAGRVITDAAGNEDVAIMMVEAEATEGSWDLIKAGATKPSEDVVAQGLEAAKPFIKTLVEAQASLAAQSAKEVQPYPVFLPYTAESYAAVEALALAELGPIYRIADKIERQNADDALKARVKEAIAAKVEAGELPESTLGEVSAAYKSVTKKVMRGRVLSEGIRIDGRGLRDIRPLDAEVQVIPRVHGSAIFQRGETQILGVTTLNMLKMEQQIDSLSPVTHKRYLHHYNFPPYSTGETGRVGSPKRREIGHGFLAERALVPVLPSREEFPYAIRQVSEALGSNGSTSMGSVCASTLSLLNAGVPLKAPVAGIAMGLISETVDGETKYAALTDILGAEDALGDMDFKVAGTSEFVTAIQLDTKLDGIPSSVLAGALQQAHDARITILGVINQAIDGPDEMAPTAPRVISVQIPTDKIGELIGPKGKTINAIQDETGAEISIEEDGTVYIGATDGPSAEAARAQVNAIANPTNPEVGEQFLGTVVKIATFGAFISLLPGKDGLLHISEVRKLAGGKRVENVEDVLGVGQKILVEITKIDDRGKLSLAPVIAEAEADAPAEETVAAE, translated from the coding sequence ATGGAAGGTCCTGAAATCAAGTTCGCCGAGGCCGTTCTCGACAACGGCAAGTTCGGCAAGCGCGTCGTCCGGTTCGAGACCGGCCGCCTCGCGCAGCAGGCGCAGGGCGCCGTCGCCGCTTACCTCGACGAAGAGACGATGCTGCTCTCCGCGACGAGCGTCAGCAAGCAGCCGAAGGACAACTTCGACTTCTTCCCGCTGACCGTCGACGTCGAAGAGCGCTCGTACGCCGCCGGCAAGATCCCCGGCTCGTTCTTCCGCCGCGAGGGCCGCCCCTCGACCGAGGCGATCCTCGTCTGCCGTCTCATCGACCGCCCTCTGCGCCCGTCGTTCGCCGACGGCATCCGCAACGAGGTGCAGATCGTCATCACCGTCCTCTCGATCGCGCCCGACGAGTTCTACGACGCGCTCGCGATCAACGCGGCATCCGCATCGACCCAGATCTCGGGCCTGCCGTTCAGCGGCCCGATCGCGGGTGTGCGCCTCGCGCTCATCGGCGACCAGTGGGTCGCATTCCCCAAGCACAGCCAGCTCGCCGACGCGGTGTTCGACATCGTCGTCGCGGGCCGCGTGATCACCGACGCCGCCGGCAACGAGGACGTCGCGATCATGATGGTCGAGGCCGAGGCCACGGAAGGCAGCTGGGACCTCATCAAGGCCGGCGCGACCAAGCCCTCTGAGGACGTCGTCGCCCAGGGCCTCGAGGCGGCCAAGCCGTTCATCAAGACCCTCGTCGAGGCGCAGGCCTCACTCGCCGCGCAGTCGGCCAAGGAGGTCCAGCCGTACCCGGTCTTCCTGCCCTACACCGCTGAGAGCTACGCCGCCGTCGAGGCGCTCGCGCTCGCCGAGCTCGGCCCGATCTACCGGATCGCCGACAAGATCGAGCGCCAGAACGCCGACGACGCCCTCAAGGCGCGCGTCAAGGAGGCCATCGCGGCCAAGGTCGAGGCGGGCGAGCTGCCCGAGTCGACGCTCGGCGAGGTGTCCGCCGCCTACAAGTCGGTCACCAAGAAGGTCATGCGCGGCCGCGTCCTCTCCGAGGGCATCCGCATCGACGGTCGCGGCCTGCGCGACATCCGCCCGCTCGACGCCGAGGTGCAGGTCATCCCGCGCGTCCACGGCTCGGCGATCTTCCAGCGCGGCGAGACCCAGATCCTCGGCGTCACCACGCTGAACATGCTCAAGATGGAGCAGCAGATCGACTCGCTCTCGCCGGTGACGCACAAGCGCTACCTGCACCACTACAACTTCCCGCCCTACTCGACCGGTGAGACCGGCCGGGTCGGCAGCCCGAAGCGCCGCGAGATCGGCCACGGATTCCTGGCAGAGCGCGCGCTCGTGCCGGTGCTGCCCTCGCGCGAGGAGTTCCCGTACGCCATCCGCCAGGTCTCCGAGGCGCTCGGCTCGAACGGCTCGACCTCGATGGGCTCCGTCTGCGCCTCGACGCTGTCGCTGCTCAACGCGGGTGTGCCGCTGAAGGCTCCGGTCGCGGGCATCGCGATGGGCCTCATCTCCGAGACGGTCGACGGCGAGACCAAGTACGCCGCGCTGACCGACATCCTCGGCGCGGAGGACGCGCTGGGCGACATGGACTTCAAGGTCGCCGGCACCTCCGAGTTCGTCACCGCGATCCAGCTCGACACGAAGCTCGACGGCATCCCGTCGTCGGTGCTCGCCGGCGCGCTGCAGCAGGCGCACGACGCCCGCATCACGATCCTGGGTGTCATCAACCAGGCGATCGACGGCCCGGACGAGATGGCTCCGACCGCTCCGCGCGTGATCAGCGTGCAGATCCCGACCGACAAGATCGGCGAGCTGATCGGCCCGAAGGGCAAGACGATCAACGCCATCCAGGACGAGACCGGCGCCGAGATCTCGATCGAAGAGGACGGCACCGTCTACATCGGCGCCACCGACGGCCCGAGCGCCGAGGCCGCGCGTGCGCAGGTCAACGCGATCGCCAACCCGACGAACCCCGAGGTCGGCGAGCAGTTCCTGGGCACGGTCGTCAAGATCGCGACCTTCGGCGCGTTCATCTCGCTGCTGCCCGGCAAGGACGGCCTGCTGCACATCTCCGAGGTGCGCAAGCTCGCCGGCGGCAAGCGTGTCGAGAACGTCGAGGACGTGCTCGGCGTCGGCCAGAAGATCCTCGTCGAGATCACCAAGATCGACGACCGCGGCAAGCTGTCGCTCGCCCCGGTGATCGCCGAGGCCGAGGCTGACGCCCCGGCGGAGGAGACCGTCGCCGCCGAGTAG
- a CDS encoding aldo/keto reductase: MSDYSPVGAREHISQSGRGSLTGHDSADVEATIFAADDAAFTRPVPILAERRVGDTELSAFPFALGTGRLAAVDEVAAGRILHRFATRGGSLYDVGDEDGSGHSQELVASWLASSRPAKVLTMLTPSVARDGGRASGSNRLVRAVEAALKRLRLERIDLLVLDLGEAARLDLSVDQLLGAADELVVAGKVRHLGAVGATGDQLLEARVLAGNGLPRIAAVRLDWDITDKVASDAEMRMVAAAQQLALLPDATAASLALASPSLPPKVLSGWGRGARLSQAVNARVVKPEPERAIDVLAGRGREHRIGVALDRVSAELGIAPVTAQLAWLLAKRGVVAPIVQVTRPEQVDLLMDAGSVRLTRAEMLELDRAVETAR; this comes from the coding sequence GTGAGCGACTACTCGCCCGTCGGGGCGCGCGAGCACATCAGCCAGTCGGGCCGGGGGTCCCTCACAGGTCACGACAGCGCTGACGTCGAGGCGACGATCTTCGCGGCCGACGACGCCGCATTCACGCGGCCGGTGCCGATCCTCGCCGAGCGGCGCGTCGGCGACACCGAGCTGTCCGCGTTCCCGTTCGCATTGGGAACGGGCCGCCTCGCCGCCGTCGACGAGGTCGCGGCCGGGCGCATCCTGCACCGTTTCGCCACGCGCGGCGGCAGCCTCTACGACGTCGGCGACGAAGACGGCTCAGGGCACAGCCAGGAACTCGTCGCCAGCTGGCTCGCATCGAGCAGGCCAGCCAAGGTGCTGACGATGCTGACGCCATCGGTCGCCCGCGACGGCGGTCGCGCGAGCGGCTCGAACCGACTCGTGCGCGCCGTCGAGGCCGCGCTGAAGCGGCTGCGTCTCGAGCGCATCGACCTGCTCGTGCTCGATCTGGGGGAGGCGGCGCGCCTCGACCTCAGCGTCGACCAGCTGCTCGGCGCGGCCGACGAGCTCGTCGTCGCGGGGAAGGTGCGGCACCTCGGTGCGGTCGGCGCAACCGGTGACCAGCTGCTCGAGGCGCGTGTGCTGGCGGGCAACGGCCTGCCGCGCATCGCCGCGGTCCGCCTCGACTGGGACATCACGGACAAGGTCGCGAGCGACGCAGAGATGCGCATGGTCGCTGCCGCGCAGCAGCTCGCCCTCCTGCCGGACGCGACGGCGGCTTCGCTCGCGCTCGCGAGCCCGTCGCTGCCGCCCAAGGTGCTCTCCGGCTGGGGCCGCGGCGCCCGGCTCAGCCAGGCGGTCAACGCGCGGGTCGTGAAGCCGGAGCCCGAGCGGGCGATCGATGTGCTCGCGGGCCGCGGGCGCGAGCACCGCATCGGCGTCGCGCTCGACCGCGTCTCGGCAGAGCTCGGCATCGCGCCCGTCACGGCCCAGCTCGCATGGCTGCTCGCCAAACGGGGCGTGGTCGCGCCGATCGTGCAGGTCACCCGGCCGGAACAGGTCGACCTCTTGATGGACGCGGGGTCCGTGCGGCTCACGCGAGCGGAGATGCTCGAGCTCGACAGGGCGGTCGAGACCGCACGCTGA